One genomic window of Arachis stenosperma cultivar V10309 chromosome 10, arast.V10309.gnm1.PFL2, whole genome shotgun sequence includes the following:
- the LOC130955743 gene encoding DNA repair protein REV1 isoform X1, which translates to MDLRLSNSSSSTHHSNSKKRKKNATANNANQKTLGVAWGSKSLSASSCSSRKSPFSDFSSYMAHKNCKLQNQFDSEASASAARKPIFSGVSIFVDGFTVPSSQELRGYMLKYGGRFENYFSRHCVTHIICSNLPDSKVKNIRAFSAGLPVVKPTWILDSIAANRLLSWVPYQLEQVASNQPKLSAFFTLKSSKISEDTFTNALCQVEPDVEDSFPRVGQLKKRHPSEVGEMVEVCRQISNESNDISSKKTDVFMMEEPISERVICDEEKLAEADSSETNNERNIEGELDPTYEEPSTSVSIPCSDNQIVHQFPSSEATGSSKQCHSTLTDPNFVENYFKNSRLHFIGTWRQRYRKRFPTLSTGLNNGISNSNKSDIKSVILHVDMDCFFVSVVIRNKPALLDKPVAVCHSNNSKGTSEISSANYPARSYGIRAGMFVRDAKALCPHLVTFPYNFEAYEEVADQFYSILHRHCNKVQAVSCDEAFLDFTDAMVEDPELLASSIRKEIYETTRCTASAGIGGNMLMARIATRTAKPNGQCYITPERVDDHLNQLPVDALPGIGYVLQEKLKKQSVHTCGQLRMISKNSLQKEYGMKTGEMLWNYSRGIDYRSVGIIQECKSIGADVNWGVRFRDMKDCEHFLINLCKEVSLRLQCCGVQGRTFTLKIKKRRKDADEPAKFMGCGDCENLSHSVTIPLATENVEILQRIVKQLLGCFYIDVKEIRGIGLHVSRLENADTSKQGTEKYTLKSWLTSGSASVEKQKYHMGHNKHNSDCANCASSHGCIHSQGSSFQIDNKILNIHVSGDPISTPPPLCQLDVEVIRNLPSEVFSELNEIYGGKLIDFIAKGKGKCESSSSLGNSLEDDAICKEEDLPYSDPIPLNKIFSENKAMQHERVLGSGHGSCSQVTHNSNIERDDLLPSSLSQIDASVLQQIPEDLKAVILEHLPAHRAQNFCSTPAICPGRINQDSVGVDTSKNCPGTVNYALNDSLWAGNLPSWMDKFKDSSCLRKLGEIYHRSGFNSQLSSVLPQFLSEFHHLDLTHEIYDETVNIMCELLKQYVKVKIERDIEEIYICFRLLKRFAVKSQFFSRVYNDIFPFLQAAVDDNYGGSLFMP; encoded by the exons ATGGACTTGCGTCTCTCCAATTCCTCGTCTTCCACTCATCACTCTAATTctaagaaaaggaagaagaatgcCACCGCCAACAACGCCAACCAGAAAACCCTAGGCGTCGCTTGGGGCTCAAAGTCCCTCTCTGCCTCCTCCTGCTCCTCTCGAAAATCCCCGTTCTCTGATTTCAGCAG TTATATGGCACACAAGAATTGCAAACTTCAGAACCAATTCGACTCCGAAGCTTCCGCATCTGCTGCTCGGAAACCAATTTTCAGTGGAGTTTCTATATTTGTTGATGGTTTCACGGTCCCTTCCAGCCAG GAGCTGCGGGGCTACATGTTAAAGTATGGTGGAAGGTTCGAGAATTATTTCTCAAGACATTGTGTCACACATATCATCTGCAGCAATCTTCCTGACAGTAAAGTTAAGAACATCAG AGCCTTCAGTGCAGGACTGCCAGTAGTAAAACCCACTTGGATTTTAGATTCAATTGCTGCTAACAGACTCTTAAGCT GGGTGCCTTATCAACTTGAGCAGGTTGCTAGTAACCAACCAAAACTGTCAGCATTCTTCACATTGAAAAGTAGCAAGATATCAGAGGACACTTTTACAAATGCCCTTTGTCAAGTAGAACCAGACGTTGAAGATTCATTCCCAAGGGTTGGCCAACTGAAGAAGAGACACCCATCTGAAGTTGGGGAGATGGTTGAAGTTTGCAGGCAAATCAGTAATGAATCGAATGATATTTCCTCCAAGAAAACTGATGTATTTATGATGGAAGAGCCTATCAGTGAAAGAGTAATATGTGATGAAGAAAAGCTTGCAGAAGCAGACAGTTCAGAAACTAATAATGAAAGAAACATTGAAGGGGAGCTTGATCCTACTTATGAAGAACCTTCTACATCAGTTAGTATTCCCTGCTCAGATAACCAGATTGTACATCAATTTCCAAGTTCTGAAGCCACTGGATCCTCTAAACAATGTCATTCAACTCTTACAGACCCCAATTTTGTAGAAAATTATTTCAAG AATTCACGACTTCACTTTATAGGAACCTGGAGACAACGGTATCGAAAACGGTTCCCAACGTTGTCTACTGGTCTGAATAATGGAATTTCTAACAGTAATAAATCCGATATTAAGTCGGTTATCCTTCATGTTGACATG GACTGCTTTTTCGTTTCTGTGGTTATCAGAAACAAACCTGCGTTGTTGGACAAGCCTGTAGCTGTATGTCACTCAAATAATTCGAAGGGAACATCTGAGATTTCCTCTGCAAATTACCCAGCTCGTAGTTATG GTATCAGAGCTGGTATGTTTGTTCGAGATGCCAAGGCTCTTTGTCCCCATCTTGTTACCTTTCCATACAACTTTGAAGCTTATGAGGAA GTAGCTGATCAATTTTATAGTATATTGCATCGGCATTGCAACAAAGTGCAG GCTGTAAGCTGTGATGAAGCATTTTTGGACTTCACAGATGCTATGGTTGAAGATCCTGAACTTTTGGCTTCATCAATTAGAAAAGAGATCTATGAAACCACTAGGTGTACAGCAAGTGCTGGTATAGGGGGGAATATGCTTATGGCTCGTATTGCTACTAGGACCGCAAAACCAAATGGTCAATGTTACATAACTCCAGAGAGA GTTGATGATCATTTAAATCAACTTCCAGTTGATGCTCTTCCTGGTATAGGGTATGTTTTacaagagaaattaaagaagcaGAGTGTTCATACTTGTGGACAGTTGCGAATGATTTCCAAG aACTCACTGCAGAAGGAATATGGAATGAAAACAGGGGAAATGCTGTGGAATTATAGCAGAGGAATTGATTATCGATCAGTAGGGATCATTCAG GAATGTAAGTCTATCGGTGCGGATGTTAATTGGGGTGTGAGGTTCAGAGATATGAAAGAT TGTGAACACTTCCTAATAAACCTATGCAAGGAAGTTTCGTTGCGTTTGCAATGTTGTGGAGTACAGGGGCGCACTTTCACTCTAAAG ataaaaaagagaagaaaagatgCTGATGAACCTGCAAAGTTTATGGGCTGTGGGGACTGTGAAAACTTGAGTCACTCTGTAACG ATTCCTCTTGCAACTGAAAATGTGGAAATACTTCAACGAATAGTAAAGCAACTTCTTGGATGCTTTTACATAG ATGTTAAAGAGATTCGCGGTATTGGATTGCATGTTTCCAGACTTGAAAATGCAGATACGTCTAAGCAAGGTAC AGAGAAGTATACTTTGAAATCATGGCTTACTTCAGGATCTGCAAGTGTGGAAAAACAGAAATATCATATGG GTCATAACAAACACAATTCGGATTGTGCGAATTGTGCTTCAAGTCATGGATGCATTCATTCACAAGGCTCTTCATTTCAAATTGAcaataaaatactaaatatCCATGTTAGTGGTGATCCGATTTCAACACCACCTCCTTTATGTCAGCTTGATGTGGAAGTTATTAGAAATCTTCCCTCTGAAGTATTTTCAGAACTAAATGAAATTTATGGAGGGAAGttaattgattttattgctAAAGGAAAAGGCAAATGTGAGAGTTCTAGCTCTCTAGGAAACTCATTGGAGGATGATG CTATATGTAAAGAAGAGGACCTTCCATATTCTGATCCTATTCCTctaaataaaatcttttcagAAAATAAG GCAATGCAGCATGAAAGAGTACTTGGCTCAGGACATGGATCCTGTTCCCAAGTTACTCATAATTCGAACATTGAAAGAGATGATTTATTGCCTTCTTCTTTAAGCCAAATTGATGCTTCAGTGTTACAACAAATTCCTGAGGATTTGAAAGCTGTTATTCTTGAGCATCTTCCTGCACACAGGGCGCAAAATTTCTGCTCTACTCCTGCCATTTGCCCTGGTAGAATCAATCAGGATTCAGTAGGTGTTGATACTTCAAAGAATTGTCCTGGAACAGTTAATTATGCTTTGAATGACAGTCTTTGGGCCGGTAATCTTCCAAGTTGGATGGACAAGTTTAAAGACAGCAGTTGCTTAAGGAAGCTCGGAGAAATCTATCATAGATCTGGGTTTAATAGCCAGTTATCTTCAGTTTTACCCCAATTTTTATCTGAGTTTCACCACCTAGATCTTACCCATGAGATTTACGATGAAACTGTTAACATCATGTGTGAGCTACTGAAGCAATATGTCAAAGTGAAGATAGAGAGAGATATTGAAGAGATTTATATTTGTTTTCGGCTTCTGAAAAG GTTTGCAGTGAAATCCCAATTTTTCTCCCGTGTATATAATGATATATTTCCATTCCTTCAG GCAGCCGTAGATGACAATTACGGAGGAAGCTTGTTTATGCCATAA
- the LOC130955743 gene encoding DNA repair protein REV1 isoform X5, whose product MLKYGGRFENYFSRHCVTHIICSNLPDSKVKNIRAFSAGLPVVKPTWILDSIAANRLLSWVPYQLEQVASNQPKLSAFFTLKSSKISEDTFTNALCQVEPDVEDSFPRVGQLKKRHPSEVGEMVEVCRQISNESNDISSKKTDVFMMEEPISERVICDEEKLAEADSSETNNERNIEGELDPTYEEPSTSVSIPCSDNQIVHQFPSSEATGSSKQCHSTLTDPNFVENYFKNSRLHFIGTWRQRYRKRFPTLSTGLNNGISNSNKSDIKSVILHVDMDCFFVSVVIRNKPALLDKPVAVCHSNNSKGTSEISSANYPARSYGIRAGMFVRDAKALCPHLVTFPYNFEAYEEVADQFYSILHRHCNKVQAVSCDEAFLDFTDAMVEDPELLASSIRKEIYETTRCTASAGIGGNMLMARIATRTAKPNGQCYITPERVDDHLNQLPVDALPGIGYVLQEKLKKQSVHTCGQLRMISKNSLQKEYGMKTGEMLWNYSRGIDYRSVGIIQECKSIGADVNWGVRFRDMKDCEHFLINLCKEVSLRLQCCGVQGRTFTLKIKKRRKDADEPAKFMGCGDCENLSHSVTIPLATENVEILQRIVKQLLGCFYIDVKEIRGIGLHVSRLENADTSKQGTEKYTLKSWLTSGSASVEKQKYHMGHNKHNSDCANCASSHGCIHSQGSSFQIDNKILNIHVSGDPISTPPPLCQLDVEVIRNLPSEVFSELNEIYGGKLIDFIAKGKGKCESSSSLGNSLEDDAICKEEDLPYSDPIPLNKIFSENKAMQHERVLGSGHGSCSQVTHNSNIERDDLLPSSLSQIDASVLQQIPEDLKAVILEHLPAHRAQNFCSTPAICPGRINQDSVGVDTSKNCPGTVNYALNDSLWAGNLPSWMDKFKDSSCLRKLGEIYHRSGFNSQLSSVLPQFLSEFHHLDLTHEIYDETVNIMCELLKQYVKVKIERDIEEIYICFRLLKRFAVKSQFFSRVYNDIFPFLQAAVDDNYGGSLFMP is encoded by the exons ATGTTAAAGTATGGTGGAAGGTTCGAGAATTATTTCTCAAGACATTGTGTCACACATATCATCTGCAGCAATCTTCCTGACAGTAAAGTTAAGAACATCAG AGCCTTCAGTGCAGGACTGCCAGTAGTAAAACCCACTTGGATTTTAGATTCAATTGCTGCTAACAGACTCTTAAGCT GGGTGCCTTATCAACTTGAGCAGGTTGCTAGTAACCAACCAAAACTGTCAGCATTCTTCACATTGAAAAGTAGCAAGATATCAGAGGACACTTTTACAAATGCCCTTTGTCAAGTAGAACCAGACGTTGAAGATTCATTCCCAAGGGTTGGCCAACTGAAGAAGAGACACCCATCTGAAGTTGGGGAGATGGTTGAAGTTTGCAGGCAAATCAGTAATGAATCGAATGATATTTCCTCCAAGAAAACTGATGTATTTATGATGGAAGAGCCTATCAGTGAAAGAGTAATATGTGATGAAGAAAAGCTTGCAGAAGCAGACAGTTCAGAAACTAATAATGAAAGAAACATTGAAGGGGAGCTTGATCCTACTTATGAAGAACCTTCTACATCAGTTAGTATTCCCTGCTCAGATAACCAGATTGTACATCAATTTCCAAGTTCTGAAGCCACTGGATCCTCTAAACAATGTCATTCAACTCTTACAGACCCCAATTTTGTAGAAAATTATTTCAAG AATTCACGACTTCACTTTATAGGAACCTGGAGACAACGGTATCGAAAACGGTTCCCAACGTTGTCTACTGGTCTGAATAATGGAATTTCTAACAGTAATAAATCCGATATTAAGTCGGTTATCCTTCATGTTGACATG GACTGCTTTTTCGTTTCTGTGGTTATCAGAAACAAACCTGCGTTGTTGGACAAGCCTGTAGCTGTATGTCACTCAAATAATTCGAAGGGAACATCTGAGATTTCCTCTGCAAATTACCCAGCTCGTAGTTATG GTATCAGAGCTGGTATGTTTGTTCGAGATGCCAAGGCTCTTTGTCCCCATCTTGTTACCTTTCCATACAACTTTGAAGCTTATGAGGAA GTAGCTGATCAATTTTATAGTATATTGCATCGGCATTGCAACAAAGTGCAG GCTGTAAGCTGTGATGAAGCATTTTTGGACTTCACAGATGCTATGGTTGAAGATCCTGAACTTTTGGCTTCATCAATTAGAAAAGAGATCTATGAAACCACTAGGTGTACAGCAAGTGCTGGTATAGGGGGGAATATGCTTATGGCTCGTATTGCTACTAGGACCGCAAAACCAAATGGTCAATGTTACATAACTCCAGAGAGA GTTGATGATCATTTAAATCAACTTCCAGTTGATGCTCTTCCTGGTATAGGGTATGTTTTacaagagaaattaaagaagcaGAGTGTTCATACTTGTGGACAGTTGCGAATGATTTCCAAG aACTCACTGCAGAAGGAATATGGAATGAAAACAGGGGAAATGCTGTGGAATTATAGCAGAGGAATTGATTATCGATCAGTAGGGATCATTCAG GAATGTAAGTCTATCGGTGCGGATGTTAATTGGGGTGTGAGGTTCAGAGATATGAAAGAT TGTGAACACTTCCTAATAAACCTATGCAAGGAAGTTTCGTTGCGTTTGCAATGTTGTGGAGTACAGGGGCGCACTTTCACTCTAAAG ataaaaaagagaagaaaagatgCTGATGAACCTGCAAAGTTTATGGGCTGTGGGGACTGTGAAAACTTGAGTCACTCTGTAACG ATTCCTCTTGCAACTGAAAATGTGGAAATACTTCAACGAATAGTAAAGCAACTTCTTGGATGCTTTTACATAG ATGTTAAAGAGATTCGCGGTATTGGATTGCATGTTTCCAGACTTGAAAATGCAGATACGTCTAAGCAAGGTAC AGAGAAGTATACTTTGAAATCATGGCTTACTTCAGGATCTGCAAGTGTGGAAAAACAGAAATATCATATGG GTCATAACAAACACAATTCGGATTGTGCGAATTGTGCTTCAAGTCATGGATGCATTCATTCACAAGGCTCTTCATTTCAAATTGAcaataaaatactaaatatCCATGTTAGTGGTGATCCGATTTCAACACCACCTCCTTTATGTCAGCTTGATGTGGAAGTTATTAGAAATCTTCCCTCTGAAGTATTTTCAGAACTAAATGAAATTTATGGAGGGAAGttaattgattttattgctAAAGGAAAAGGCAAATGTGAGAGTTCTAGCTCTCTAGGAAACTCATTGGAGGATGATG CTATATGTAAAGAAGAGGACCTTCCATATTCTGATCCTATTCCTctaaataaaatcttttcagAAAATAAG GCAATGCAGCATGAAAGAGTACTTGGCTCAGGACATGGATCCTGTTCCCAAGTTACTCATAATTCGAACATTGAAAGAGATGATTTATTGCCTTCTTCTTTAAGCCAAATTGATGCTTCAGTGTTACAACAAATTCCTGAGGATTTGAAAGCTGTTATTCTTGAGCATCTTCCTGCACACAGGGCGCAAAATTTCTGCTCTACTCCTGCCATTTGCCCTGGTAGAATCAATCAGGATTCAGTAGGTGTTGATACTTCAAAGAATTGTCCTGGAACAGTTAATTATGCTTTGAATGACAGTCTTTGGGCCGGTAATCTTCCAAGTTGGATGGACAAGTTTAAAGACAGCAGTTGCTTAAGGAAGCTCGGAGAAATCTATCATAGATCTGGGTTTAATAGCCAGTTATCTTCAGTTTTACCCCAATTTTTATCTGAGTTTCACCACCTAGATCTTACCCATGAGATTTACGATGAAACTGTTAACATCATGTGTGAGCTACTGAAGCAATATGTCAAAGTGAAGATAGAGAGAGATATTGAAGAGATTTATATTTGTTTTCGGCTTCTGAAAAG GTTTGCAGTGAAATCCCAATTTTTCTCCCGTGTATATAATGATATATTTCCATTCCTTCAG GCAGCCGTAGATGACAATTACGGAGGAAGCTTGTTTATGCCATAA
- the LOC130955743 gene encoding DNA repair protein REV1 isoform X2, protein MDLRLSNSSSSTHHSNSKKRKKNATANNANQKTLGVAWGSKSLSASSCSSRKSPFSDFSSYMAHKNCKLQNQFDSEASASAARKPIFSGVSIFVDGFTVPSSQELRGYMLKYGGRFENYFSRHCVTHIICSNLPDSKVKNIRAFSAGLPVVKPTWILDSIAANRLLSWVPYQLEQVASNQPKLSAFFTLKSSKISEDTFTNALCQVEPDVEDSFPRVGQLKKRHPSEVGEMVEVCRQISNESNDISSKKTDVFMMEEPISERVICDEEKLAEADSSETNNERNIEGELDPTYEEPSTSVSIPCSDNQIVHQFPSSEATGSSKQCHSTLTDPNFVENYFKNSRLHFIGTWRQRYRKRFPTLSTGLNNGISNSNKSDIKSVILHVDMDCFFVSVVIRNKPALLDKPVAVCHSNNSKGTSEISSANYPARSYGIRAGMFVRDAKALCPHLVTFPYNFEAYEEVADQFYSILHRHCNKVQAVSCDEAFLDFTDAMVEDPELLASSIRKEIYETTRCTASAGIGGNMLMARIATRTAKPNGQCYITPERVDDHLNQLPVDALPGIGYVLQEKLKKQSVHTCGQLRMISKNSLQKEYGMKTGEMLWNYSRGIDYRSVGIIQECKSIGADVNWGVRFRDMKDCEHFLINLCKEVSLRLQCCGVQGRTFTLKIKKRRKDADEPAKFMGCGDCENLSHSVTIPLATENVEILQRIVKQLLGCFYIDVKEIRGIGLHVSRLENADTSKQEKYTLKSWLTSGSASVEKQKYHMGHNKHNSDCANCASSHGCIHSQGSSFQIDNKILNIHVSGDPISTPPPLCQLDVEVIRNLPSEVFSELNEIYGGKLIDFIAKGKGKCESSSSLGNSLEDDAICKEEDLPYSDPIPLNKIFSENKAMQHERVLGSGHGSCSQVTHNSNIERDDLLPSSLSQIDASVLQQIPEDLKAVILEHLPAHRAQNFCSTPAICPGRINQDSVGVDTSKNCPGTVNYALNDSLWAGNLPSWMDKFKDSSCLRKLGEIYHRSGFNSQLSSVLPQFLSEFHHLDLTHEIYDETVNIMCELLKQYVKVKIERDIEEIYICFRLLKRFAVKSQFFSRVYNDIFPFLQAAVDDNYGGSLFMP, encoded by the exons ATGGACTTGCGTCTCTCCAATTCCTCGTCTTCCACTCATCACTCTAATTctaagaaaaggaagaagaatgcCACCGCCAACAACGCCAACCAGAAAACCCTAGGCGTCGCTTGGGGCTCAAAGTCCCTCTCTGCCTCCTCCTGCTCCTCTCGAAAATCCCCGTTCTCTGATTTCAGCAG TTATATGGCACACAAGAATTGCAAACTTCAGAACCAATTCGACTCCGAAGCTTCCGCATCTGCTGCTCGGAAACCAATTTTCAGTGGAGTTTCTATATTTGTTGATGGTTTCACGGTCCCTTCCAGCCAG GAGCTGCGGGGCTACATGTTAAAGTATGGTGGAAGGTTCGAGAATTATTTCTCAAGACATTGTGTCACACATATCATCTGCAGCAATCTTCCTGACAGTAAAGTTAAGAACATCAG AGCCTTCAGTGCAGGACTGCCAGTAGTAAAACCCACTTGGATTTTAGATTCAATTGCTGCTAACAGACTCTTAAGCT GGGTGCCTTATCAACTTGAGCAGGTTGCTAGTAACCAACCAAAACTGTCAGCATTCTTCACATTGAAAAGTAGCAAGATATCAGAGGACACTTTTACAAATGCCCTTTGTCAAGTAGAACCAGACGTTGAAGATTCATTCCCAAGGGTTGGCCAACTGAAGAAGAGACACCCATCTGAAGTTGGGGAGATGGTTGAAGTTTGCAGGCAAATCAGTAATGAATCGAATGATATTTCCTCCAAGAAAACTGATGTATTTATGATGGAAGAGCCTATCAGTGAAAGAGTAATATGTGATGAAGAAAAGCTTGCAGAAGCAGACAGTTCAGAAACTAATAATGAAAGAAACATTGAAGGGGAGCTTGATCCTACTTATGAAGAACCTTCTACATCAGTTAGTATTCCCTGCTCAGATAACCAGATTGTACATCAATTTCCAAGTTCTGAAGCCACTGGATCCTCTAAACAATGTCATTCAACTCTTACAGACCCCAATTTTGTAGAAAATTATTTCAAG AATTCACGACTTCACTTTATAGGAACCTGGAGACAACGGTATCGAAAACGGTTCCCAACGTTGTCTACTGGTCTGAATAATGGAATTTCTAACAGTAATAAATCCGATATTAAGTCGGTTATCCTTCATGTTGACATG GACTGCTTTTTCGTTTCTGTGGTTATCAGAAACAAACCTGCGTTGTTGGACAAGCCTGTAGCTGTATGTCACTCAAATAATTCGAAGGGAACATCTGAGATTTCCTCTGCAAATTACCCAGCTCGTAGTTATG GTATCAGAGCTGGTATGTTTGTTCGAGATGCCAAGGCTCTTTGTCCCCATCTTGTTACCTTTCCATACAACTTTGAAGCTTATGAGGAA GTAGCTGATCAATTTTATAGTATATTGCATCGGCATTGCAACAAAGTGCAG GCTGTAAGCTGTGATGAAGCATTTTTGGACTTCACAGATGCTATGGTTGAAGATCCTGAACTTTTGGCTTCATCAATTAGAAAAGAGATCTATGAAACCACTAGGTGTACAGCAAGTGCTGGTATAGGGGGGAATATGCTTATGGCTCGTATTGCTACTAGGACCGCAAAACCAAATGGTCAATGTTACATAACTCCAGAGAGA GTTGATGATCATTTAAATCAACTTCCAGTTGATGCTCTTCCTGGTATAGGGTATGTTTTacaagagaaattaaagaagcaGAGTGTTCATACTTGTGGACAGTTGCGAATGATTTCCAAG aACTCACTGCAGAAGGAATATGGAATGAAAACAGGGGAAATGCTGTGGAATTATAGCAGAGGAATTGATTATCGATCAGTAGGGATCATTCAG GAATGTAAGTCTATCGGTGCGGATGTTAATTGGGGTGTGAGGTTCAGAGATATGAAAGAT TGTGAACACTTCCTAATAAACCTATGCAAGGAAGTTTCGTTGCGTTTGCAATGTTGTGGAGTACAGGGGCGCACTTTCACTCTAAAG ataaaaaagagaagaaaagatgCTGATGAACCTGCAAAGTTTATGGGCTGTGGGGACTGTGAAAACTTGAGTCACTCTGTAACG ATTCCTCTTGCAACTGAAAATGTGGAAATACTTCAACGAATAGTAAAGCAACTTCTTGGATGCTTTTACATAG ATGTTAAAGAGATTCGCGGTATTGGATTGCATGTTTCCAGACTTGAAAATGCAGATACGTCTAAGCAAG AGAAGTATACTTTGAAATCATGGCTTACTTCAGGATCTGCAAGTGTGGAAAAACAGAAATATCATATGG GTCATAACAAACACAATTCGGATTGTGCGAATTGTGCTTCAAGTCATGGATGCATTCATTCACAAGGCTCTTCATTTCAAATTGAcaataaaatactaaatatCCATGTTAGTGGTGATCCGATTTCAACACCACCTCCTTTATGTCAGCTTGATGTGGAAGTTATTAGAAATCTTCCCTCTGAAGTATTTTCAGAACTAAATGAAATTTATGGAGGGAAGttaattgattttattgctAAAGGAAAAGGCAAATGTGAGAGTTCTAGCTCTCTAGGAAACTCATTGGAGGATGATG CTATATGTAAAGAAGAGGACCTTCCATATTCTGATCCTATTCCTctaaataaaatcttttcagAAAATAAG GCAATGCAGCATGAAAGAGTACTTGGCTCAGGACATGGATCCTGTTCCCAAGTTACTCATAATTCGAACATTGAAAGAGATGATTTATTGCCTTCTTCTTTAAGCCAAATTGATGCTTCAGTGTTACAACAAATTCCTGAGGATTTGAAAGCTGTTATTCTTGAGCATCTTCCTGCACACAGGGCGCAAAATTTCTGCTCTACTCCTGCCATTTGCCCTGGTAGAATCAATCAGGATTCAGTAGGTGTTGATACTTCAAAGAATTGTCCTGGAACAGTTAATTATGCTTTGAATGACAGTCTTTGGGCCGGTAATCTTCCAAGTTGGATGGACAAGTTTAAAGACAGCAGTTGCTTAAGGAAGCTCGGAGAAATCTATCATAGATCTGGGTTTAATAGCCAGTTATCTTCAGTTTTACCCCAATTTTTATCTGAGTTTCACCACCTAGATCTTACCCATGAGATTTACGATGAAACTGTTAACATCATGTGTGAGCTACTGAAGCAATATGTCAAAGTGAAGATAGAGAGAGATATTGAAGAGATTTATATTTGTTTTCGGCTTCTGAAAAG GTTTGCAGTGAAATCCCAATTTTTCTCCCGTGTATATAATGATATATTTCCATTCCTTCAG GCAGCCGTAGATGACAATTACGGAGGAAGCTTGTTTATGCCATAA